TAATGTAGTACGATCCGGCCAACATAACCTGAGGCTGCAAACCACGATTTCCACCGTGCTCCAAAAACTTGTCAAAATCCTGAAAATTGTTATGATCATTTACAAACTTACCAGCAATTTGTCCCTGTGGAATTGGTTCTCCATCAAGAGCTGTTACAATACCAATCATATTTTCGTAAATCTTGATCTGATCGGCCATTACAATTTCAAATAAGAATGTATTAATACGATACGATCCTGTGGTAATAAAAGCAGTCTGACGCCCTTTTTGCCCTCCATTATTTAAGAAAGCTGTGGCATCCTGAAAGTTATCGCTTTCTACTCGTCTGGCAAGAATTCGCCCGGTTGGAATTTCTTTTCCGTCCTTGCTTAAAACCAGTCCGATTTTACCTTCCGGTATTATTGTAAATCCGGTCATATCGATTGAATATTGCCAGATCCACATTCCCCAGTACAAACCCGGAGCTAATGTCTGCGCCTGATAACCTGCTTCACCTTTTGTAGCAATAATACGACCATCTGGTAATGACTTGTCTGCGCCAAACAAAACGAATTTTTTTGTTACTAAACCAATTCTATCCTCGGGAACCATTACCATTCCGAAGAAAACACGCAAAATAAATTTGTAGAACACAATGGAGAATAAGATTAAAATTATCCACCAGTAAGAAGTAATTTCATTCATAATTTTTGATATTTAGACTACAAACATAACAGAAATATTTCCTGTTAAAATTCAATAGCTATAAAATTTAACTTTTGGCTTCTTGAAACCAAAAACGTTAAAAAAATACTGATTTTATATCGTTGGAATTTGAGTTTTAGTACACGATTTTTACCAGAGTAAACTATGATTTGTATTTTGGTTTTTAACGTTTTTAAGAACAATTTTGAGGTTCTAAGCTGGTAAGATCCTAGAAGTTTCGTTTGTAAATTACATTGTTGTGTTTTAATCCAGGAACCAATTTATAAACCTATATATAAAGACGCACTGCTGTACATCTCTACGGAAAAACTTTGTACCTTTGCAACTTTGTCACTTTGAACCTTTACTTTGAGATATTTTATTCACTTTGCTTATAACGGAACACATTATCATGGCTGGCAATTTCAGCCGAATGCATCGTCAATTCAGGAGACTTTAAATAAATCACTTTCTGTTTTGCTGAATTCTACGATAAATGTAATGGGTGCCGGAAGAACAGACACTGGTGTTCATGCTTCTGAAATGTACGGGCATTTTGATTTTGAAAGCCCTATTGATGTTCCGGTTTTGGTACATAAACTCAATTCGTTTTTACCAAAGGATATTGCTGTTTTTGACATTATCCATGTTCATGATGACGCACATTGCCGGTTTGATGCCACTAAAAGAACGTATGAATATCATATCAATACGGTTAAAAATCCGTTTTTGGAAGGTTTGAGCTGGTATATGAATCAAAAATTAGATATTGATTTAATGAATGAAGCAGCAAAGATTTTATTGAAACATACCGATTTTCAATGTTTTTCTAAAGTAAATACAGATGTCACTACATTTGATTGCACGATTTTTGAGGCGTACTGGAAAAAAGAAAACAGCAAACTGATTTTTACTATTTCGGCAAACCGTTTTTTGAGAAATATGGTTCGGGCCATTGTCGGTACTTTGGTAAATATTGGTCTGCACAAAATTTCGCTGGAAGATTTTGAAAACATTATTGCCAGTAAAAGCAGAGAAAAAGCGGGATTTTCGGTTCCGGCACATGGTTTATATTTAACCGAAATTAAATACGATTACATTATAAAATAGCCCTGATTGCAATGGAAATCCTTTTTTGTTTTTTCTTTAAAAACAAAAAAGATTGAAGTGAAAAGCAGGAAGAAGCTCCTAAAAATAAATGAAAGCAAAAGCATTTGACACCGGATTATTCAAACGAATCCTAAAATATACCAAACCTTATAAATGGCGCTATTATGGCGTTATTCTTTTTGCAGTGTCATTATCGATATTTGCTGCACTTCGCCCGTATTTACTGAAACAAACTGTTGACGGCTACATTAAAACACATGATAAATACGGCTTGTTGATGTACATTATCCTGATGGGAATTGTGTTGCTTATGGAAGTATTCTCTCAGTTTTATTTTGTTTTTTGGGCAAACTGGCTGGGTCAGGATATTGTGAAAGATATTCGGAATAAGCTTTTCAGGCACATTTTAAGTTTCAGAATGAAGTATTTTGATTTGGTTCCGGTTGGCCAGCTGGTGACCCGGTCTGTTTCGGATATTGAATCGATTGCGCGTATTTTCAGTCAGGGGTTGTTTATGATCATAAGTGACTTGATGAAAATGCTGGTGGTTTTGATTTTTATGTTTTATATGAACTGGAAACTAACCTGGATTGTGGTAGTTGCGATGCCGGTTCTGGTTTACATTACGAGGATTTTCCAACGTAAAATGCAGGTTGCTTTTGAGGAAGTCCGTACACAGATTGCCAATATGAATTCCTTTGTTCAGGAACGTGTAACGGGAATGAAAATCGTGCAGCTTTTTAACCGTGAGAAAATCGAAGCAGAAAACTTTAAAAATATTAACGACAAACATCGTGTCGCTTGGATTAAAACGATTTTATACAACTCGATCTTTTTTCCGATTGCCGATATTATTTCGTCTATCACTTTAGGACTGGTTGTTGTTTTTGGCGGATTTAAAATTCTGAACGGAGATAACTTTACAACTTTCGGGGATTTATTTTCGTATACTATGTTTATTGGAATGCTGTTTAATCCGCTTCGTCAGATTGCCGATAAGTTTAATGAGATGCAATTAGGAATGATTTCTGCCAATCGTGTTTTTGATATTATTGACACCCAGGATCACATTCAGGACACGGGAACCCTTGAGGCACCCGTTTTTCAGGGAAGCATAGAATTTAAGGACGTTCGTTTTAGTTATATTCCGGAAGAAGAAGTTATAAAAGGCATAAATCTGTCTGTCGCTTCTGGTCAGACGATTGCAATTGTTGGATCAACAGGAGCCGGAAAATCGACCATTATTAATTTACTGAACCGTTTTTACGAAATCAACAGCGGAAGTATTTTTATAGACGGACACAATATAGAAAATTATACCCTGGCTTCGTTGCGAAAACAAATTGCGGTGGTTCTACAGGATGTGTTTTTGTTTGCCGATACTATTTATAATAATATCACACTTCATAATCCTGAAATAAAACGCGAACAGGTTATTGAGGCTGCCAAAAAAATTGGCGTGCACGATTTTATCATGAACCTGCCAGATAATTATGATTTTGATGTTAAGGAGCGTGGTGTTATGCTTTCTTCTGGTCAGCGGCAATTGATTGCTTTTTTACGTTCGTATGTGAGTAATCCTAGTATTTTGATTTTGGATGAAGCAACTTCTTCTATCGATACTTATTCAGAAGAATTGATTCAGCGTGCTACAGAAACCATCACCAAAGGCAGAACATCAATTGTTATTGCCCACCGTCTGGCAACTATTGTTAATGCTGATAAAATTGTGGTGATGGACAAAGGTTTGATTGTAGAACAAGGAAACCATCATGAATTACTCAATAAAACCGATGGTTATTACAAAAACCTGTACGACTCGCAATTTTCGGTTGCTAATTAAAACACTCCTATTTATATATACTTCTTTTGAAATTTAGATTAAAAAAAATAACTTCCAGGCGGGCATTTTTTATATATGTTGCCTTCATAATTTTAGTTACCGTTTCTTCTGTTTACATTTTTAGTAATTTAATTACTGATCTTACTGAAAAAGAAAAAGAGATTCTGGCAGAGCAAGACTTTTTCAAAAGACAGGAATTCTTGTCGCAGGAGTTTTCAAAACTGCTGGAACAGGAAAACCGAATAAAACATGTTCTAAAAATTAGCAATCCCGATAATTTGTCTACGAATTTAAAGGTTTTGTCTTCGCTACAAACAATGAATTCTCTGATCGTAAATAACTGGTTTCAGATTAACGATGAAAAAATTCAGTTTGAAACTGATTCTACTGCTAACCAGGCAGAAATTAATGATACTGAAAATTTTGTTCTTCAACATAAAAATGCAGACCATGTAAGTACAATTGTTCCGTTTAGAAAGGAATGGATCTGGCGGGTTTACTTTAAACTAATTTCTAAAAATCATACTACTGTTCGTTTTGGTTACGACATTAGCCTAAAAAAATTCCGCGATTATTTATCTATTGCTGATAAAACAAGGAATAATTATGCTTTTATTTTTGATCAAAACGGCAAATGCTTATATCATCCTGATTCCACTTTTATAGGCAAAAATATTTACGAAGTTTCTTCTATCCGGCCTCTTGATACTGTTTACAGCAAAAACCAGGATTATGTAAAAAAAGTTACCATGTCTGAGTATTTAAAACTAGATGTGATTCGGTTTACAAAGAGGCTAGATGTTAAAGGTTCTCACTGGTTTATATGTGTCAATTTTCCAAAAATATTTATTAATGAAAACGCTGATCGAATCAGAAAATATTCAACCTGGATTTATTCGATCACAACTGTAATGCTTCTCTTGATTTTCTATTTATTCTCTTATGCAAACAGACGTGCATACAGAGAAAAAGGAATCGCCATTAAAGAAAAAAACAGACTGCTTGTTGAGAACGAAAAAATTGTAAAAGAAAAAGCCCTTATCCAGCTTCAGCAATTAAAGGAGCAGATTAATCCGCATTTTTTATTTAATTCACTCAATTCTCTTTATATGCTGGTTGGAACCGATGTAAAAACAGCACAGAAATTTACATTGAACTTATCCCGTATTTATCGTTATCTGATCGATCCTCCAAAAAAGAATATAGTTCCGTTGAAGGACGAATTGCTATTTATTGAAAAATATATCTTTTTACAGCAAACCCGCTTTAAGGAAGAATTATTTTTTTCTATCAAAATAGAAGACGAAACGGCACTGGAAAAATTTATTCCGTATCTGGCATTTCAGGTTGTGGTCGAAAATGCTATCAAGCACAATATGGCAACACAGGAAAATCCTTTAACCACTCAAATTATAATCCAGAAAGATCAGGTAATTATTAGTAACAATCTCCAAAAAAAGACACACAGCGAACCTGGTGCCAATTTTGGCTTAAAATACTTATCGAGTATTTATACTTTTTATTCCAGAACCAATTTTGAAACTTCAGAAAAAGACGGCAATTTTGTATGCATTCTGCCATTAATATCCATTCACTCCCAAAAATAAGCCACTCACTCCCTTTCCTTTTTTATTTGAGCACGAAAGAAATATTTTCGCGCTAAAATTAACCTAAAATTAACAACAAATGAAGGAAAAGGCATTCCTGCATCATATAAGATTATTCTGTTTATTAATTTTATTATTGTTCATTCCTGTGACGGTTGTTTCACAAAAGAAAAAGAAAAAAGACGCAGAAACGGAACTCATAAAAAAAGATTCTGCTGACTCCAAAAAAGGAAAAAAATACACTGACCTTATAAAAAAAGGTACAATTAAAAAAGGACTATTCAATATCATTCAGGTTAAAACCGATGTCTATTTTGAAATTCAGGATAGTTTATTTAAAAGAGAATTTCTGGTTGTAAACAAATTATCTCAGGTTCCTTTTCAAATCAACGAATCAGGATTAAACAAAGGAATGAATTACGAAAACAAAGTCATTTCCTTTTATAAAGATACTATTGCAAAAAAAGTTTGGGTTAAATCGTATATCCCTAAAGTTTCTTCTCCTAAAGAAGATGCCATCACAGCATCTGTAATTGATAATTTCTCTGAATCTATAATTGAAGTTTTTGACATTGAAACCAAAAACAACGATTCGAGTGCAGTCATTATTAAAGTAAACAAGGTTTTTGACGGAAAACAAAAAAGTTTCAATGATGTTTTTACCAACATTGGCCTTGGCGGTTCTGCAAAATCTGAGTTATCCTATATCGAAGGATTAAAATCTTTCCCTAAAAACATTGTTGTAAAATCACAGCTTTCAACTACATTCAGCGACATCGGCGGACCATCATTACCGCTTACCCTGGGTGTTACTAGTAATATTATTTTATTGGATAAAACTCCAATGAAACCCCGTTTTTCTGATAAAAGAATAGGTTATTTTACTGAAAAGCATTGGTATTTTTCCGATGCACAGCAGGCAATGCTTGAAAAAGAATTGATTACACGCTGGCGTTTAGAACCTAAAAAAGAAGATGAAGAACGTTATTTGAAAGGTGAATTAGTAGAGCCGAAAAAACCAATCGTTTACTATATCGATCCGTCTACTCCAAAACAATGGAGACAATACATTATTGATGGAGTTCACGATTGGCAGGCCGCTTTTGAAAGAGCTGGTTTTAAAAATGCTATCACAGCAAAAGAACCTACTGAGCAAGATTTAGATTTTGACGTTGATGATGTACGTTATTCGGTTATTACGTATGCTGCATCTCCAAAAGCGAATGCCATGGGCCCATCAGTGGTTGACCCAAGAAGCGGTGAAATTATCGAGGCCGATATTATATGGTGGCACAATGTTATGACTTCGCTTCATAGCTGGATGCGTATTCAGACTGGGGCAATCGACCCGAAAGCAAGAGGAAACAAATTTAGTGATGAGCACATGGGAGAAGCAATTCGTTTTGTATCGTCTCACGAGGTAGGGCACACATTTGGTTTAAAACACAATATGGGTGCTTCTTTCGCTTATGATGTTGAATCTTTACGCTCTAAAGAATTTACTGCAAAAATGGGCGGTACTGCTCCTTCTATCATGGACTATGCCCGATACAATTATGTAGCTCAACCGGAAGATAACGTAACTGTAATTACCCCAAAAATTGGTGAGTATGACAAATATGCAATCGAATGGGGTTACAGATGGTACAGTCCAAACGAAAATGAAACGGCAAGACTAAACGAAGCTATTACAAAACATCAAAACGACCCGATTTATTTTTACGGTGAACAA
The Flavobacterium flavigenum genome window above contains:
- the truA gene encoding tRNA pseudouridine(38-40) synthase TruA; its protein translation is MRYFIHFAYNGTHYHGWQFQPNASSIQETLNKSLSVLLNSTINVMGAGRTDTGVHASEMYGHFDFESPIDVPVLVHKLNSFLPKDIAVFDIIHVHDDAHCRFDATKRTYEYHINTVKNPFLEGLSWYMNQKLDIDLMNEAAKILLKHTDFQCFSKVNTDVTTFDCTIFEAYWKKENSKLIFTISANRFLRNMVRAIVGTLVNIGLHKISLEDFENIIASKSREKAGFSVPAHGLYLTEIKYDYIIK
- a CDS encoding ABC transporter ATP-binding protein, which translates into the protein MKAKAFDTGLFKRILKYTKPYKWRYYGVILFAVSLSIFAALRPYLLKQTVDGYIKTHDKYGLLMYIILMGIVLLMEVFSQFYFVFWANWLGQDIVKDIRNKLFRHILSFRMKYFDLVPVGQLVTRSVSDIESIARIFSQGLFMIISDLMKMLVVLIFMFYMNWKLTWIVVVAMPVLVYITRIFQRKMQVAFEEVRTQIANMNSFVQERVTGMKIVQLFNREKIEAENFKNINDKHRVAWIKTILYNSIFFPIADIISSITLGLVVVFGGFKILNGDNFTTFGDLFSYTMFIGMLFNPLRQIADKFNEMQLGMISANRVFDIIDTQDHIQDTGTLEAPVFQGSIEFKDVRFSYIPEEEVIKGINLSVASGQTIAIVGSTGAGKSTIINLLNRFYEINSGSIFIDGHNIENYTLASLRKQIAVVLQDVFLFADTIYNNITLHNPEIKREQVIEAAKKIGVHDFIMNLPDNYDFDVKERGVMLSSGQRQLIAFLRSYVSNPSILILDEATSSIDTYSEELIQRATETITKGRTSIVIAHRLATIVNADKIVVMDKGLIVEQGNHHELLNKTDGYYKNLYDSQFSVAN
- a CDS encoding histidine kinase, which encodes MKFRLKKITSRRAFFIYVAFIILVTVSSVYIFSNLITDLTEKEKEILAEQDFFKRQEFLSQEFSKLLEQENRIKHVLKISNPDNLSTNLKVLSSLQTMNSLIVNNWFQINDEKIQFETDSTANQAEINDTENFVLQHKNADHVSTIVPFRKEWIWRVYFKLISKNHTTVRFGYDISLKKFRDYLSIADKTRNNYAFIFDQNGKCLYHPDSTFIGKNIYEVSSIRPLDTVYSKNQDYVKKVTMSEYLKLDVIRFTKRLDVKGSHWFICVNFPKIFINENADRIRKYSTWIYSITTVMLLLIFYLFSYANRRAYREKGIAIKEKNRLLVENEKIVKEKALIQLQQLKEQINPHFLFNSLNSLYMLVGTDVKTAQKFTLNLSRIYRYLIDPPKKNIVPLKDELLFIEKYIFLQQTRFKEELFFSIKIEDETALEKFIPYLAFQVVVENAIKHNMATQENPLTTQIIIQKDQVIISNNLQKKTHSEPGANFGLKYLSSIYTFYSRTNFETSEKDGNFVCILPLISIHSQK
- a CDS encoding zinc-dependent metalloprotease; the encoded protein is MKEKAFLHHIRLFCLLILLLFIPVTVVSQKKKKKDAETELIKKDSADSKKGKKYTDLIKKGTIKKGLFNIIQVKTDVYFEIQDSLFKREFLVVNKLSQVPFQINESGLNKGMNYENKVISFYKDTIAKKVWVKSYIPKVSSPKEDAITASVIDNFSESIIEVFDIETKNNDSSAVIIKVNKVFDGKQKSFNDVFTNIGLGGSAKSELSYIEGLKSFPKNIVVKSQLSTTFSDIGGPSLPLTLGVTSNIILLDKTPMKPRFSDKRIGYFTEKHWYFSDAQQAMLEKELITRWRLEPKKEDEERYLKGELVEPKKPIVYYIDPSTPKQWRQYIIDGVHDWQAAFERAGFKNAITAKEPTEQDLDFDVDDVRYSVITYAASPKANAMGPSVVDPRSGEIIEADIIWWHNVMTSLHSWMRIQTGAIDPKARGNKFSDEHMGEAIRFVSSHEVGHTFGLKHNMGASFAYDVESLRSKEFTAKMGGTAPSIMDYARYNYVAQPEDNVTVITPKIGEYDKYAIEWGYRWYSPNENETARLNEAITKHQNDPIYFYGEQQGATIDPRSQSEDLGNDAVKASEYGLKNLKRVVDNILKWTYDKDQSYYETGKLYIEAIGQWQTYNGHVLTNIGGVYLNTTVHGDNKQSYVPVPAAMQKRAADYLAKNVLTIPQWLFFNDITDKTNPLKDSPFGPYEYTPYTLSRGLQYDVMYSLFSDDRLLRMTENELYQRNKTDEKVFTVNELFKKMHQNVFAGTIQNKSLTILERMTQKNYIDVLIVSTNKIFEKTDVKKAIKIQETLQMPHLCSLDDAHMARNINNSFLKRVTEVSSDKKGELTKVLQLVKLKKSTGDQSTQNHYRDLIQRIERALNNTTF